Proteins found in one Pseudomonadota bacterium genomic segment:
- a CDS encoding glycosyltransferase family 4 protein, protein MLNFLFAVFFTALGVGLIWWFATWRRWLDVPNERSSHEQPTPTGGGIAIVLVLLFLILKIGGSPAMIFFAGGLLFLAAVSLLDDWRELAISRRFVVHLLAAALVSIGGLFFTGGSVLFYLFSFALIVSMINLYNFMDGIDGLAGLEGLAGGIFLAWVLAGEQARFFYVPAGCCLGFLLWNFPWRGRAKIFMGDVGSTALGFSFPALVALMPGGDWSMWVAFLLIFANFIVDGAMTLAIRIWRGEQWYRPHRRHLYQLLVAAGFSHRQVSLGEGGVMLSGFLTALLYRHLPLALGGLAVMLYAVLLLFTWVRVRRWALTKLTVSTPA, encoded by the coding sequence GTGCTGAATTTCCTTTTTGCGGTCTTTTTTACTGCTTTGGGAGTGGGTTTGATCTGGTGGTTTGCCACCTGGCGGCGATGGCTTGATGTCCCTAACGAGCGCAGCAGTCATGAACAGCCGACTCCCACTGGCGGTGGAATTGCCATCGTTCTGGTTTTGTTGTTCTTGATCCTGAAGATTGGCGGTTCTCCGGCCATGATCTTTTTTGCCGGCGGCCTGTTATTTCTTGCCGCGGTCAGCCTGTTGGACGATTGGCGGGAATTGGCGATTTCCAGGCGTTTTGTGGTTCATTTGCTGGCGGCGGCATTGGTGAGCATCGGTGGGTTATTCTTTACCGGAGGATCAGTTCTTTTTTATCTCTTTTCCTTTGCGCTTATCGTCAGCATGATCAACCTTTATAATTTTATGGATGGGATAGACGGTCTGGCGGGGCTGGAAGGTTTGGCAGGGGGAATATTTCTCGCCTGGGTCCTTGCCGGGGAGCAGGCGCGGTTTTTTTATGTTCCGGCTGGGTGCTGTCTGGGTTTTCTGCTGTGGAATTTCCCCTGGCGGGGACGGGCAAAAATCTTCATGGGAGATGTCGGCAGCACGGCTCTCGGGTTTTCTTTCCCTGCCTTAGTGGCTTTGATGCCGGGGGGAGACTGGTCGATGTGGGTGGCTTTTCTGTTAATTTTCGCCAATTTTATTGTTGACGGCGCCATGACTCTGGCAATCCGGATCTGGCGGGGTGAACAGTGGTATCGTCCGCACCGCCGGCATCTGTATCAGCTCCTGGTGGCGGCAGGTTTCAGTCACCGGCAGGTCAGTTTAGGGGAAGGGGGGGTGATGTTATCAGGTTTTTTAACCGCATTGCTATATCGCCATCTGCCACTGGCTCTTGGCGGTTTAGCAGTAATGCTTTATGCCGTTTTATTGCTGTTTACCTGGGTTAGGGTTCGGCGCTGGGCTTTAACAAAATTAACCGTTTCAACGCCGGCGTAG